Proteins encoded within one genomic window of Rhododendron vialii isolate Sample 1 chromosome 1a, ASM3025357v1:
- the LOC131336302 gene encoding glucan endo-1,3-beta-glucosidase, acidic-like, protein MLDNAYSAVEKAGGPNVEIVVSDSGWPSAGGPDASVENAATYYRNLINHVEGGSGSPKRPRKAIETYLFAMFVKNQKTGVESEKHLGSSHPPNSPNTSFLSTKDIVVSFMH, encoded by the coding sequence ATGTTGGACAACGCCTACTCTGCTGTAGAGAAGGCGGGCGGACCCAACGTGGAAATCGTGGTGTCAGATAGCGGATGGCCTTCTGCAGGCGGCCCTGATGCTTCGGTGGAGAATGCAGCGACTTATTATAGGAACCTTATCAATCATGTGGAAGGAGGAAGTGGGAGTCCAAAGAGGCCTAGGAAGGCTATTGAGACTTATTTGTTTGCCATGTTTGTTAAGAATCAAAAGACTGGAGTCGAGAGTGAGAAGCATTTGGGCTCTTCTCACCCACCAAACAGCCCAAATACCAGCTTTCTTTCAACTAAAGATATAGTTGTGAGTTTTATGCATTAA
- the LOC131336015 gene encoding glucan endo-1,3-beta-glucosidase-like: MAVFHATMFYKPPFLLSLFLLVLFLPNLHITDAQVGVCNGRQGNNLPPSQEVVQLYNSNGIRRMRIYDPNPQDLQALRGSGIELILDVPNDKLESLANDVAAASKWVQDNVLNYNPDVKFRIIAVGNEVNPNNDAARFVPFVLPAMSKIYDAIASAGLKDQIKVSTATYSALVSNAFPPSQGSFDGASGTFMGPIINFLKNTNNPVLFNIYPYFARIGDPQNVPLPYALFTATGGFPQDGQNQYRNLFDALLDAAYSAVEKAGGPNVEIVVSESGWPSEGGNDASVENARTYYSNLINHVKGGSGSPKRPGKAIETYLFAMFDENRKPGDESEKHFGLFSPTKQPKYQLSFN; the protein is encoded by the exons ATGGCTGTTTTTCATGCAACTATGTTCTACAAACCTCcttttctcctttctcttttccTACTCGTCCTATTTCTTCCTAATCTCCACAtaacag ATGCACAAGTAGGAGTGTGCAACGGAAGACAAGGCAACAATCTACCGCCCAGTCAAGAAGTAGTCCAACTCTACAACTCCAATGGCATTCGAAGGATGAGAATCTACGATCCGAACCCACAAGATCTCCAAGCCCTCCGGGGATCCGGCATCGAGCTCATACTTGATGTCCCTAACGACAAACTCGAGAGTCTTGCTAACGATGTTGCCGCTGCATCAAAGTGGGTCCAAGACAACGTCCTGAACTATAACCCAGACGTCAAATTCCGGATCATAGCCGTTGGGAATGAGGTCAATCCCAACAACGATGCGGCTCGCTTTGTTCCGTTTGTGCTCCCTGCCATGTCGAAGATCTACGATGCAATTGCTTCTGCTGGCTTGAAGGACCAAATCAAG GTTTCCACTGCAACATACTCGGCGCTCGTAAGCAACGCGTTCCCCCCTTCTCAGGGCTCTTTCGATGGCGCCTCGGGGACATTCATGGGACCGATCATCAACTTCCTAAAGAACACCAACAACCCGGTGCTCTTCAACATATACCCCTACTTCGCCCGCATCGGTGATCCCCAAAACGTGCCTCTACCGTATGCCCTTTTTACAGCAACAGGAGGCTTCCCACAAGACGGTCAGAATCAATATAGAAACCTTTTCGATGCCTTGTTGGACGCCGCCTACTCTGCTGTAGAGAAGGCAGGCGGACCCAACGTGGAAATCGTGGTGTCAGAGAGCGGATGGCCGTCTGAAGGCGGCAATGATGCTTCGGTGGAGAATGCAAGGACTTATTATAGTAACCTTATCAATCATGTGAAAGGAGGGAGTGGGAGTCCAAAGAGGCCTGGGAAGGCTATTGAGACTTATTTGTTTGCCATGTTTGATGAGAATCGAAAGCCTGGAGACGAGAGTGAGAAGCATTTTGGGCTCTTCTCACCCACCAAACAGCCCAAATACCAACTTTCTTTCAACTAA